Proteins from a genomic interval of Myxococcota bacterium:
- a CDS encoding LLM class F420-dependent oxidoreductase — translation MRIGLQIPIFTWPGGAAGLSAKLREIAQAAEEAGFASIWVMDHFFQIPMVGAAEQEMLEGYAALSYLAGVTHRPKLGTMVTGVTYRHPGVLLKTVTTLDVLSGGRAYLGIGAAWFEREHVGLGVPFPPLAERFERLEETLRIALQMWSGKVAPFNGKHYKLAETLCVPAPITRPRPKILIGGAGEKKTLRLVARYADACNLFAFLGPDGLGRKLDVLRRHCDTEKRDFGAIEKTTLGTAWLAPGKQSAADLIKVCRELAAVGIDQAIFNLPNAHDIAPLVTFGKEIIPAASNF, via the coding sequence GTGCGAATCGGATTGCAGATCCCGATCTTCACCTGGCCGGGCGGCGCCGCCGGGCTGTCCGCCAAGCTGCGCGAGATCGCTCAGGCCGCCGAGGAGGCGGGCTTCGCCAGCATCTGGGTCATGGACCACTTCTTCCAGATCCCGATGGTGGGCGCAGCCGAGCAGGAGATGCTCGAGGGCTACGCGGCACTCTCCTATCTCGCGGGAGTCACCCACCGCCCCAAGCTCGGCACCATGGTCACGGGAGTCACCTACCGCCATCCGGGGGTGCTCTTGAAGACGGTGACCACGCTCGACGTGCTGTCGGGCGGCCGCGCGTACCTGGGCATCGGCGCGGCCTGGTTCGAGCGCGAGCACGTGGGTTTGGGCGTGCCCTTCCCACCGCTCGCCGAGCGCTTCGAGAGGCTCGAGGAAACGCTGCGCATCGCCCTGCAGATGTGGTCGGGCAAGGTCGCGCCGTTCAACGGCAAGCACTACAAGCTGGCCGAGACACTGTGCGTGCCGGCGCCCATCACCCGCCCGCGGCCCAAGATCCTGATCGGCGGCGCGGGCGAGAAGAAGACGCTGCGCCTGGTCGCGCGCTACGCCGACGCCTGCAACCTATTCGCGTTCCTCGGTCCCGACGGCCTGGGCCGCAAGCTCGACGTGCTGCGCCGCCACTGTGACACCGAGAAGCGCGACTTCGGCGCGATCGAGAAGACGACGCTGGGCACCGCCTGGCTTGCGCCGGGCAAGCAGTCGGCCGCCGACCTGATCAAGGTGTGCCGCGAGCTCGCTGCCGTGGGCATCGACCAGGCGATCTTCAACCTGCCCAACGCCCACGACATCGCACCGCTGGTCACCTTCGGCAAGGAGATCATCCCCGCCGCCAGTAACTTCTGA
- a CDS encoding DsbA family protein, with product MLEVWSDYLCPWCNVASIRLERVAAEVGPELEIVWRSFLLRPAPEPGRDLEKFRRYTELWQRAAQEEPTAEFHTWASDEGPPSHSVPAHLVAKAAASLGPEPFYLMHHALLHAYFVQSRDISNAQTLAALWREVGLPESELSRAMAPELLEQIAKEHNQAIELGVGGVPAVRMVGNDVAISGAQPLEVYRRWVRRALDAA from the coding sequence GTGCTCGAGGTCTGGTCCGACTATCTGTGTCCGTGGTGCAACGTGGCGTCGATCCGGCTGGAGCGCGTCGCGGCCGAGGTCGGTCCCGAGCTCGAGATCGTGTGGAGAAGCTTCTTGCTCCGGCCCGCGCCCGAGCCGGGCCGCGACCTCGAGAAGTTCCGCCGCTACACCGAGCTGTGGCAGCGCGCCGCGCAGGAAGAGCCGACCGCGGAGTTCCACACCTGGGCGAGCGACGAGGGCCCGCCGTCTCACAGCGTGCCCGCGCACCTGGTGGCCAAGGCCGCTGCCTCGCTCGGCCCCGAGCCCTTCTATCTGATGCACCACGCGCTCCTGCACGCCTACTTCGTGCAGAGCCGCGACATCTCGAACGCGCAGACGCTGGCTGCGCTGTGGCGCGAGGTGGGGCTGCCCGAGTCCGAGCTCTCGCGCGCCATGGCGCCCGAGCTGTTGGAGCAGATCGCCAAAGAGCACAACCAGGCCATCGAGCTGGGCGTCGGCGGCGTGCCCGCCGTGCGCATGGTCGGCAACGACGTCGCGATCAGCGGCGCCCAGCCGCTCGAGGTCTACCGCCGCTGGGTCCGCCGCGCGCTCGACGCGGCCTAG
- a CDS encoding EthD domain-containing protein — protein sequence MVKLSFCLRRLPHLSREAFQKYWFETHAPLVRKQAAALRIQRYVQTHTLLGDAADALRATRGGPPGYDGVAELWWKSEEDIAAALGTPAGVEAGRILLEDERKFIDLANSPLFWAREREIIAGK from the coding sequence ATGGTGAAGCTCAGCTTCTGTCTGCGCCGGCTGCCCCACCTGTCGCGCGAGGCGTTCCAGAAGTACTGGTTCGAGACACACGCGCCGCTCGTTCGGAAGCAAGCGGCCGCGCTGCGCATCCAGCGCTACGTGCAGACCCATACACTGCTCGGCGACGCCGCCGACGCGCTGCGAGCGACGCGCGGCGGCCCGCCCGGCTACGACGGCGTTGCCGAGCTGTGGTGGAAGAGCGAGGAGGACATCGCGGCCGCCCTCGGCACACCCGCGGGCGTCGAGGCGGGACGCATCCTCTTGGAAGACGAGCGCAAGTTCATCGACCTCGCGAACTCGCCGCTGTTCTGGGCGCGCGAGCGCGAGATCATCGCTGGGAAGTAA
- a CDS encoding type IV pilus twitching motility protein PilT, protein MAQIDELLRYLKQHKGSDLHLAAGLEPRIRVNGELRAVEGQSRLDDAGLRKLLREMATQSQWTTYDEKHDLDFAYGLEGVARFRANFFVQEHGAGAVFRMIPEKIVPLEELHLPKAIEGLVHLRKGLVVVTGPTGSGKSTTLAAIIDKINRTYAKHILTLEDPVEFVHENKKSVLSHREVGSHTRGFGPGLRAAIRQDADVVLVGEMRDYETISLALTAAEMGMLVFGTLHTNNAPKTIDRIIDTFPSDEQAQVRLSLAESLGGVVAQLLLPTADGKGRVAANEILLKTKALPNIIREANVGMLGSFIQQGKADGMQLMDDALFELAQAKKVDPHDAYAKATDKQRFEPLLPKE, encoded by the coding sequence GTGGCGCAGATCGACGAGCTCCTCCGCTACCTGAAACAGCACAAAGGCTCCGACCTGCATCTCGCGGCGGGTCTCGAGCCGCGCATCCGCGTGAACGGCGAGCTGCGGGCCGTCGAAGGCCAGTCGCGGCTCGACGACGCCGGCCTGCGCAAGCTGCTGCGCGAGATGGCGACCCAGTCCCAGTGGACGACTTACGACGAGAAGCACGACCTCGACTTCGCCTACGGCCTCGAGGGCGTCGCGCGCTTTCGCGCCAACTTCTTCGTGCAGGAGCACGGCGCGGGCGCGGTGTTCCGCATGATCCCCGAGAAGATCGTGCCGCTCGAGGAGCTGCACCTGCCCAAGGCGATCGAGGGCCTGGTGCACCTGCGCAAGGGGCTGGTCGTGGTGACTGGCCCCACCGGCTCGGGCAAGTCGACCACGCTGGCGGCGATCATCGACAAGATCAACCGCACCTACGCCAAGCACATCCTCACGCTCGAGGACCCGGTCGAGTTCGTGCACGAGAACAAGAAGAGCGTGCTCTCGCACCGCGAGGTCGGCTCGCACACCCGGGGCTTCGGCCCCGGTCTGCGCGCCGCGATCCGCCAGGACGCGGACGTGGTGCTGGTGGGTGAGATGCGCGACTACGAGACGATCTCGCTCGCGCTCACCGCGGCCGAGATGGGCATGCTCGTGTTCGGCACGCTGCACACGAACAACGCGCCCAAGACGATCGACCGCATCATCGACACCTTCCCCTCCGACGAGCAGGCGCAGGTGCGGCTGTCGCTCGCCGAGTCACTCGGCGGCGTGGTCGCGCAGCTCTTGCTGCCGACCGCCGACGGCAAGGGCCGCGTCGCCGCCAACGAGATACTGCTCAAGACCAAGGCGCTGCCGAACATCATCCGCGAGGCGAACGTGGGCATGCTCGGCTCGTTCATCCAGCAGGGCAAGGCCGACGGCATGCAGCTCATGGACGACGCGCTGTTCGAGCTGGCCCAGGCCAAGAAGGTCGACCCGCACGACGCCTACGCCAAGGCGACCGACAAGCAGCGTTTCGAGCCGCTCCTGCCCAAGGAGTAG
- a CDS encoding type IV pilus twitching motility protein PilT codes for MSTPQNPPPATPADALLGRVAVAAKLITMEQLAQATREQARIGGGKNLGEVLIAMGFLSKDNLAKAVELQKSVIARAREKKGDAPVTPAIAKPAPELGSETDSPAAASLAREARPTPKAAPATAPKARPVVGSAASAASRIPLDKGLDALLVDAAGQGASDVHLHSGSNVRLRVRGSLVEVPDSKLSPPIAEKLILSVLSDEDRAALETHGELDFCHTVKGLARFRANVYKQLRGLDASFRRISLQPPTLDDLNLPSALAKFTNFHQGMVLITGPSACGKSSTMAALVNLINEERAEHILTIEDPIEYLHPSKRCVVNQRNVKRHTESFARALRAALREDPDVIVIGELRDRETISLAMTAAETGHFVLATLHTDNAVRTVNRIIGSFPPEQQDQVRAMLSESLRAVISQRLLPRADARGMVPAVEILVVNRPVGNLIREEKTVQIRSTMQTGAASGMCLLDASLAQLVKAGSVKRDEALLHAEDPKLIPGGK; via the coding sequence ATGTCGACGCCGCAGAACCCCCCGCCCGCCACACCCGCCGATGCGCTGCTCGGGCGGGTGGCCGTCGCGGCGAAGCTGATCACCATGGAGCAGCTCGCGCAGGCCACGCGCGAGCAGGCGCGCATCGGCGGGGGCAAGAACCTGGGCGAGGTCCTGATCGCGATGGGATTCCTCTCCAAGGACAACCTCGCGAAGGCCGTCGAGCTGCAGAAGAGCGTGATCGCGCGTGCCCGCGAGAAGAAGGGCGATGCGCCAGTCACTCCGGCGATCGCGAAGCCGGCGCCCGAGCTCGGCTCCGAGACCGACTCACCCGCGGCGGCGTCGCTGGCGCGCGAGGCGCGTCCCACGCCGAAGGCCGCGCCCGCGACTGCGCCCAAGGCGCGCCCGGTCGTGGGCAGCGCGGCCAGCGCGGCCTCGCGCATCCCGCTCGACAAGGGCCTCGACGCGCTGCTGGTCGACGCTGCCGGCCAGGGCGCGAGCGACGTGCACCTGCACAGCGGCTCGAACGTGCGCCTGCGCGTGCGCGGGTCACTGGTCGAGGTGCCCGACTCCAAGCTGTCACCGCCGATCGCCGAGAAGCTCATCCTGTCCGTGCTGTCCGACGAGGACCGCGCGGCGCTCGAGACCCACGGCGAGCTCGACTTCTGTCACACGGTGAAGGGTCTCGCGCGCTTCCGCGCCAACGTGTACAAGCAGCTGCGCGGGCTCGACGCGAGCTTCCGGCGCATCTCGCTCCAGCCGCCCACGCTCGACGACCTGAACCTGCCCAGCGCCCTCGCGAAGTTCACCAACTTCCACCAGGGCATGGTGCTGATCACCGGCCCGTCGGCCTGCGGCAAGTCGTCGACCATGGCGGCGCTGGTGAACCTGATCAACGAGGAGCGCGCCGAGCACATCCTCACGATCGAGGATCCGATCGAGTATCTGCATCCGTCGAAGCGCTGCGTGGTCAACCAGCGCAACGTGAAGCGCCACACCGAATCGTTCGCGCGCGCGCTGCGCGCGGCCCTGCGCGAGGACCCGGACGTGATCGTGATCGGCGAGCTGCGCGACCGCGAGACGATCTCGCTGGCCATGACCGCCGCCGAGACGGGTCACTTCGTGCTGGCCACGCTGCACACCGACAACGCGGTGCGCACGGTGAACCGCATCATCGGCTCGTTCCCGCCCGAGCAGCAGGACCAGGTGCGCGCGATGCTCTCCGAGTCACTGCGCGCGGTCATCTCGCAGCGGCTCCTGCCGCGCGCCGACGCGCGCGGCATGGTGCCGGCGGTCGAGATCCTGGTCGTGAACCGGCCGGTCGGCAACCTGATCCGCGAGGAGAAGACGGTCCAGATCCGCTCGACCATGCAGACCGGCGCCGCGTCGGGAATGTGTCTGCTCGACGCGTCGCTGGCCCAGCTGGTCAAGGCCGGCAGCGTGAAGCGCGACGAGGCACTGCTCCACGCCGAGGATCCGAAGCTGATCCCGGGCGGGAAGTGA
- a CDS encoding NAD(P)/FAD-dependent oxidoreductase, with translation MKQVVVVGGGFAGLAAARGLAREPGVQVTLIDRRNHHLFQPLLYQVATAGLSPADIAVPIRGLLSRQANARVLRAEVRDVDLVAREVKTEAGSFPYDYLVLACGSRHSYFGHEEWEAFAPGLKTIEQATEIRRRVLDAFEDAEKETDARRQRAALTFVIVGGGPTGVELAGAIGEMSRFTLARDFRRIDPKLARIVLVEAAARILPALAPALASRAVRDLESLGVQVWTHSAVTRVDAQGVEIGAERIEAHTVLWAAGVRSDELSRRLGVTLGPGGRVPVGSDLSLADHPEVFVAGDQAQVRDAGGHDLPALAPVALQEGRFIARQIRASLAALPRASFHYVDRGTLATIGRSRAVGQIRGWQVHGSFAWLVWLFVHIYYLVGFRNRALVVFQWAWSYFRFRRGARLIVEKEWRFYG, from the coding sequence GTGAAGCAGGTCGTGGTCGTCGGCGGAGGTTTTGCCGGCCTGGCCGCCGCGCGCGGGCTGGCGCGCGAGCCCGGTGTGCAGGTCACGTTGATCGACCGCCGCAATCACCACCTGTTTCAGCCGCTCTTGTACCAGGTCGCTACCGCCGGGCTGTCGCCGGCCGACATCGCCGTCCCGATTCGCGGGCTCTTGTCGCGCCAGGCGAACGCGCGCGTGCTGCGCGCGGAGGTGCGCGACGTGGATCTGGTGGCGCGCGAGGTGAAGACCGAGGCCGGCTCATTCCCTTACGACTATCTCGTGCTCGCGTGCGGCTCGCGCCATTCGTACTTCGGTCACGAGGAGTGGGAGGCGTTCGCGCCCGGCCTGAAGACCATCGAGCAGGCGACCGAGATCCGCCGCCGCGTGCTCGACGCCTTCGAAGACGCCGAGAAGGAGACCGACGCGCGCCGGCAGCGCGCGGCGCTCACCTTCGTGATCGTCGGCGGCGGCCCGACCGGCGTGGAGCTGGCGGGCGCGATCGGTGAGATGAGCCGCTTCACGCTGGCGCGTGACTTCCGCCGCATCGATCCCAAGCTCGCGCGCATCGTGCTGGTCGAGGCGGCAGCGCGCATCCTGCCCGCGCTCGCGCCCGCGCTCGCGAGCCGCGCCGTCCGCGACCTCGAGTCACTCGGCGTACAGGTGTGGACCCACAGCGCGGTCACGCGCGTCGACGCGCAGGGCGTCGAGATCGGCGCGGAGCGCATCGAAGCCCACACCGTGCTGTGGGCCGCGGGCGTGCGCTCCGACGAGCTCAGCCGGCGCCTGGGAGTCACGCTCGGTCCCGGTGGGCGCGTGCCGGTGGGCAGCGACCTCTCACTGGCCGATCACCCCGAGGTCTTCGTCGCCGGCGATCAGGCCCAGGTGCGCGATGCCGGAGGGCACGACCTGCCGGCGCTCGCGCCCGTCGCGCTCCAAGAGGGCCGCTTCATCGCGCGCCAGATCCGCGCCTCGCTGGCCGCGCTGCCGCGCGCGTCGTTCCACTACGTCGACCGCGGCACGCTCGCGACCATCGGCCGCAGCCGCGCGGTGGGCCAGATTCGCGGCTGGCAGGTGCACGGCAGCTTCGCCTGGCTGGTCTGGCTGTTCGTCCACATCTACTACCTGGTGGGCTTCCGCAACCGGGCGCTGGTCGTGTTCCAGTGGGCCTGGTCGTACTTCCGTTTCCGCCGGGGCGCGCGCTTGATCGTGGAGAAGGAGTGGCGCTTCTACGGCTGA
- a CDS encoding methylenetetrahydrofolate reductase: MTRLGVALEITPPRQSRPEILLRRAGLLGDLARPVHVIQRPDRQPSLDAALELERHGTPAVWHLVSRGRSEAELEREIARAAVAGLRAALVVRGEAGPPEPVPPPTLASLVARTRAAMPGARVGVTADPYGPRERALALLWPKLAAGAGFVQTQPVFELAALAPLAEAIRARAPAVAIVPMLIPLTSLAAAERLGERLGVPLPEALLRGLEERGADFGWDWFGELVRRLARSGLADGVAVMTHEADPAKEFAERLGAALRQP, from the coding sequence ATGACACGGCTCGGTGTCGCGCTCGAGATCACACCACCGCGCCAGTCGCGGCCCGAGATCCTGCTGCGCCGGGCCGGCCTGCTCGGCGACCTGGCCCGCCCGGTCCACGTGATCCAACGCCCCGACCGCCAGCCGAGCCTCGACGCGGCGCTCGAGCTCGAACGCCACGGCACTCCCGCGGTGTGGCACCTGGTGAGTCGCGGCCGCAGCGAAGCCGAGCTCGAGCGCGAGATCGCGCGCGCGGCCGTGGCGGGCCTGCGCGCCGCACTCGTGGTGCGCGGTGAGGCGGGGCCGCCCGAGCCGGTGCCGCCGCCCACGCTGGCGTCGTTGGTCGCGCGAACTCGCGCCGCGATGCCGGGGGCGCGCGTGGGAGTCACTGCCGACCCCTACGGCCCGCGCGAGCGCGCGCTGGCGCTGCTCTGGCCCAAGCTCGCGGCCGGGGCCGGCTTCGTGCAGACACAGCCGGTCTTCGAGCTCGCGGCGCTCGCTCCGCTGGCCGAGGCGATCCGCGCCCGGGCGCCCGCGGTCGCGATCGTGCCCATGCTGATCCCACTCACTTCCCTGGCTGCCGCCGAGCGGCTCGGCGAGCGGCTCGGCGTGCCCCTGCCGGAGGCCTTGCTGCGCGGCCTCGAAGAGCGCGGCGCGGACTTCGGCTGGGACTGGTTCGGCGAGCTCGTGCGCCGGCTCGCGCGCTCGGGACTGGCCGATGGCGTGGCGGTGATGACTCATGAAGCGGACCCGGCCAAAGAGTTCGCCGAGCGACTCGGCGCCGCGCTGCGTCAGCCGTAG
- a CDS encoding LysR family transcriptional regulator, which yields MALNNVDLNKLRTFLAVAERGGISPAAAALGLTRSAVSQSVSGLEGSLGVQLFDRVGRRLVPTREGRTLARRFGRLHEELAAALELVVNAEREVRGQVRLGLYLGASRARVAGFLAGFTASHPKLQVKLLYGAHGELREALAANRLDFALALEASHSPLARVRSTLLFRQELLLVAARPFARGRALVESLGAQPFVDYYQSSTLVRRWLRHHFPRRRLAPDVRVFAASTDMALELVLAGAGAAVVPRELAEPLLRAGQLHAARSGRPELRDAVWLEEPAGAWRSETLRAFRSALVAGLAEP from the coding sequence GTGGCGCTGAACAATGTCGACCTCAACAAGCTGCGCACCTTCCTGGCCGTGGCGGAGCGCGGCGGGATCAGCCCCGCGGCGGCGGCGCTGGGGCTCACGCGCTCGGCCGTGAGCCAGAGCGTGTCGGGCCTCGAAGGGTCGCTGGGCGTGCAGCTCTTCGACCGGGTCGGCCGGCGGCTCGTGCCCACGCGCGAGGGCCGCACCCTGGCGCGCCGCTTCGGCCGCCTGCACGAGGAGCTGGCCGCGGCGCTCGAGCTGGTGGTGAACGCCGAGCGCGAGGTGCGTGGCCAGGTGCGGCTGGGGCTCTATCTCGGCGCGTCGCGCGCGCGGGTGGCGGGCTTCCTGGCGGGCTTCACCGCGAGTCACCCCAAGCTGCAGGTGAAGCTGCTCTACGGCGCACACGGCGAGCTGCGCGAGGCGCTGGCGGCGAACCGGCTCGACTTCGCGCTCGCGCTCGAGGCAAGTCACTCGCCGCTGGCGCGCGTGCGCTCCACCCTGCTCTTCCGCCAGGAGCTGCTGCTGGTGGCGGCGCGACCTTTCGCCCGCGGGCGGGCGCTGGTCGAGTCACTCGGCGCGCAACCCTTCGTCGACTACTACCAGTCCAGCACGCTGGTGCGCCGCTGGCTGCGCCACCACTTCCCGCGCCGCCGGCTCGCGCCCGACGTGCGCGTGTTCGCGGCCAGCACCGACATGGCGCTCGAGCTCGTGCTGGCGGGCGCGGGCGCGGCGGTCGTGCCGCGCGAGCTGGCGGAGCCGCTGCTGCGCGCGGGGCAGCTCCACGCGGCACGCAGCGGCCGCCCCGAGCTGCGCGACGCCGTCTGGCTCGAGGAGCCGGCGGGCGCCTGGCGCTCCGAGACCCTGCGCGCCTTCCGCAGCGCGCTCGTCGCAGGCCTGGCCGAGCCATGA
- a CDS encoding dihydroneopterin aldolase, which yields MALLEFNGARLWPRLGCGAEERARPQAVDLDVAVRFAEPPPACESDKLGDTVCYADLIEAARAAVAGREFHLVERLAHELYAALRPLVPPGAELWLRVTKLHPPVADLAGGVAFSLGDFERSSG from the coding sequence ATGGCCCTGCTCGAGTTCAACGGAGCGCGTCTCTGGCCGCGGCTCGGCTGCGGCGCGGAGGAGCGCGCCCGCCCGCAGGCCGTCGACCTCGACGTGGCGGTGCGCTTCGCCGAGCCGCCGCCGGCGTGCGAGAGCGACAAGCTCGGCGACACGGTCTGTTACGCCGACCTGATCGAAGCGGCGCGCGCGGCGGTCGCGGGCCGGGAGTTCCACCTGGTCGAGCGGCTTGCGCACGAGCTCTACGCCGCGCTGCGTCCGCTCGTGCCGCCCGGCGCCGAGCTCTGGCTGCGCGTGACCAAGCTCCACCCGCCCGTGGCCGATCTCGCCGGCGGTGTCGCTTTCTCACTCGGCGATTTCGAGAGGTCGTCCGGCTAG
- the gor gene encoding glutathione-disulfide reductase, producing MARYDFDLFVIGAGSGGVRASRMSASFGARVAVAEERYLGGTCVNVGCIPKKLLTYAAHYADDFEDARAYGWTLGEPAFDWATLVANKDREIARLNSVYGKLLADAGVKVIDARARIVDAHTVEAAGRTYTAEHLLVATGGWPRRPDLPGIEHAISSNEAFHLKELPRSVLVVGGGYIAVEFAGIFHGLGARVTQVHRGELFLRGFDDDVRHALRSEMEKRGIELRFGMKLGCIERAGAGLRTVFADGSALETDQVLVAIGRDPNVAGLGLEALGVALTPTGAVAVDDFSRTSAPSVCAIGDVTDRLNLTPVAIHEAMAYARTVFGKTPTPIDHRDVPSAVFSQPQLGAVGLTEAAARESHGELDVYLSSFKPLRHTLTGRDEKTLMKLVVERAGQRVVGAHMVGPDAGEIIQGIAIAVKLGATKAQFDATVGIHPTAAEEFVTMRTPVARS from the coding sequence ATGGCGCGATACGACTTCGACCTGTTCGTGATCGGCGCGGGCTCGGGCGGCGTGCGCGCGAGCCGCATGTCCGCGAGCTTCGGCGCGCGCGTGGCGGTCGCCGAGGAACGCTACCTGGGCGGCACCTGCGTGAACGTGGGCTGCATCCCGAAGAAGCTGCTCACCTATGCGGCTCACTACGCCGACGACTTCGAGGACGCGCGCGCCTACGGCTGGACGCTCGGCGAGCCGGCGTTCGACTGGGCGACGCTCGTCGCGAACAAGGACCGCGAGATCGCACGACTCAATTCGGTGTACGGCAAGCTCTTGGCCGACGCCGGCGTGAAGGTGATCGACGCGCGCGCGCGCATCGTCGACGCGCACACGGTCGAGGCGGCGGGCAGGACCTACACGGCCGAGCACCTGCTGGTCGCGACGGGCGGCTGGCCCCGCCGGCCCGACCTGCCGGGCATCGAACACGCGATCAGCTCCAACGAGGCCTTCCACCTGAAGGAGCTGCCGCGCAGCGTGCTGGTCGTGGGCGGCGGCTACATCGCGGTCGAGTTCGCGGGCATCTTCCACGGGCTGGGCGCGCGAGTCACCCAGGTGCACCGGGGCGAGCTCTTCCTGCGTGGCTTCGACGACGACGTGCGCCACGCGCTGCGCAGCGAGATGGAGAAGCGCGGCATCGAGCTGCGCTTCGGCATGAAGCTCGGCTGCATCGAGCGCGCCGGCGCCGGCCTGCGCACCGTGTTCGCCGACGGCAGCGCGCTCGAGACCGACCAGGTGCTGGTGGCGATCGGGCGCGACCCGAACGTGGCGGGGCTCGGGCTCGAGGCGCTGGGCGTGGCACTCACTCCGACCGGCGCCGTGGCGGTCGACGACTTCTCGCGCACGAGCGCCCCGAGCGTGTGCGCGATCGGCGACGTGACCGACCGGCTGAACCTCACGCCCGTGGCGATCCACGAGGCGATGGCCTACGCGCGCACGGTGTTCGGCAAGACGCCGACGCCAATCGATCACCGCGACGTGCCCAGCGCCGTGTTCAGCCAGCCGCAGCTCGGCGCGGTGGGACTCACCGAGGCAGCGGCGCGCGAGAGTCACGGCGAGCTCGACGTATATCTCAGCTCGTTCAAGCCGCTGCGCCACACGCTCACCGGCCGCGACGAGAAGACGCTGATGAAGCTCGTGGTCGAGCGCGCCGGCCAGCGGGTGGTGGGCGCGCACATGGTCGGCCCCGACGCCGGCGAGATCATCCAGGGCATCGCGATCGCCGTGAAGCTGGGCGCGACCAAGGCGCAGTTCGACGCCACCGTCGGCATCCATCCCACCGCGGCGGAAGAGTTCGTGACGATGCGGACGCCGGTGGCGCGCAGCTGA